From the genome of Bordetella sp. H567, one region includes:
- a CDS encoding TlpA family protein disulfide reductase, which translates to MTATEQRAPELRVQRWIGADGEILQTPVKLADLGTGVKVLFAFQDWCRGCHEHGFPTLQSLRVALAPRGVGFAVIQTVFEGELENTFDKLRSNQIKYDLPILFGHDVPEVGQRLPSFMTDYQTGGTPWFTIIDAEGQIVFSDFHLDPDRLLAQLKQT; encoded by the coding sequence GTGACAGCAACCGAACAACGTGCGCCGGAGCTCCGGGTACAGCGATGGATCGGTGCCGACGGCGAAATCTTGCAGACGCCAGTGAAACTGGCGGATCTGGGTACAGGCGTGAAGGTCCTCTTCGCGTTTCAGGACTGGTGTCGCGGATGCCATGAGCACGGCTTTCCGACGCTGCAAAGTCTTCGCGTCGCCCTGGCTCCCAGAGGGGTGGGTTTTGCGGTTATCCAGACGGTCTTTGAGGGCGAGCTTGAGAACACGTTCGATAAGCTGCGCTCCAACCAAATAAAGTACGACCTTCCCATCTTGTTCGGTCACGATGTTCCCGAGGTAGGACAAAGGTTGCCGAGCTTCATGACGGACTACCAAACCGGCGGTACGCCCTGGTTCACCATTATTGATGCGGAAGGACAAATAGTCTTTTCGGACTTTCACCTCGATCCGGACCGACTCTTGGCGCAACTGAAGCAGACGTGA
- a CDS encoding sulfite oxidase-like oxidoreductase gives MVTRGFTGRNSPGHQSDRVPPGQHVVEHFPVLTAGATPRVETSDWKFTLKIGPKPVKVWNWREFNALPKTKVTRDIHCVTAWSKLDTRWEGVIIDDILADAGLERPTGFVLAHCYDDYSTNVPLADLAGRKAMVALSYDGQPLARDHGGPARLLVPHLYFWKSAKWVNTLQFTDRDEPGFWESHGYHTYGDPWREQRYAND, from the coding sequence ATGGTCACCAGGGGATTTACCGGCCGAAATTCGCCAGGACATCAATCCGATCGGGTCCCGCCGGGCCAACACGTCGTCGAACACTTCCCGGTCCTGACCGCTGGGGCAACTCCACGGGTCGAGACAAGCGATTGGAAGTTCACGCTTAAAATCGGCCCGAAGCCCGTCAAGGTCTGGAACTGGCGCGAGTTCAACGCGCTTCCGAAGACCAAGGTGACGCGAGACATTCACTGTGTCACGGCATGGTCAAAACTGGATACTCGATGGGAAGGTGTGATCATTGATGACATACTTGCCGACGCCGGTCTGGAGCGGCCCACCGGCTTCGTGCTCGCGCATTGTTACGACGACTATTCTACGAATGTTCCCTTGGCGGATCTTGCCGGCCGGAAGGCGATGGTCGCGTTGAGCTACGACGGGCAGCCGCTTGCGCGCGACCACGGTGGGCCGGCACGGCTACTCGTCCCGCACCTGTATTTCTGGAAGTCCGCCAAGTGGGTAAACACGCTCCAGTTCACCGATCGAGACGAGCCCGGCTTCTGGGAGTCGCACGGATATCACACATACGGCGACCCATGGCGAGAGCAGCGATACGCCAATGATTGA
- a CDS encoding ferredoxin reductase → MIDTGARSASWQTATIDKIVEQTPNVKSYFIRLARPFVHIAGQHVDVRLTAPDGYVAMRSYSIASSPSVSDVLELTIERLPDGEVSPFFHDIAAVGDEIELRGPLGGHFLWPNVATAPVLLIGAGSGVVPLMAMIRQRRAQAQTVPTALLLSTRTLPDMLFSEELFMQEEVDPAFQLALAITRDAPARTSDFSRRIDSAMVAAVVARLPDRPAHVFICGSNDFVNTAADGALSAGLDAATIKTERYGG, encoded by the coding sequence ATGATTGATACCGGCGCACGATCCGCATCGTGGCAGACAGCGACAATAGACAAAATCGTTGAGCAAACGCCGAACGTCAAAAGCTATTTCATACGGCTGGCCAGACCATTCGTTCACATCGCGGGTCAACATGTCGATGTGCGACTGACAGCCCCAGACGGTTACGTCGCGATGCGCAGTTATTCGATAGCTTCATCACCTAGTGTTTCGGACGTTCTTGAACTGACCATCGAACGCCTTCCGGATGGGGAAGTTTCTCCGTTCTTCCATGACATCGCGGCGGTCGGCGACGAGATCGAACTGCGTGGCCCATTGGGTGGCCACTTCTTATGGCCCAACGTCGCAACTGCACCGGTGCTGTTGATTGGGGCGGGTTCCGGGGTCGTGCCGCTGATGGCGATGATTCGACAACGCCGCGCCCAAGCGCAGACCGTACCAACTGCGCTGCTCTTGTCAACTCGGACACTGCCCGACATGCTGTTCTCCGAGGAACTGTTCATGCAAGAAGAAGTGGACCCGGCGTTCCAGTTGGCTCTGGCGATAACGCGAGATGCCCCGGCGCGCACTTCCGACTTTTCGCGACGCATCGACAGCGCAATGGTCGCTGCCGTAGTTGCCCGGCTTCCCGACCGGCCCGCGCACGTATTTATCTGTGGCTCAAATGACTTCGTCAATACCGCGGCCGATGGCGCGCTGTCGGCAGGCTTGGACGCGGCGACAATCAAGACCGAACGATATGGCGGCTAG
- a CDS encoding tripartite tricarboxylate transporter permease encodes MLYLTCAAALACGSLLKAIAMVVLGLLFGLVGTDVNSGVVRFAFGIEALQYGIPPASVALGALGIGLWAKLPRSRYRTVFLSAVVVAAIGIYWRLNSDTFFICATAAFGAAGYLWNRLNCVSAAWFFGLVYGPLVEENFRRSLLLSRGDFSSFALRPWSAASLALSMAICAASLFMWKKRSRPLESA; translated from the coding sequence GTGCTTTACCTGACGTGTGCAGCGGCGTTGGCTTGCGGCTCGTTGCTCAAGGCGATAGCGATGGTCGTTCTGGGCCTATTGTTCGGTCTGGTGGGCACCGACGTCAATTCCGGTGTGGTGCGCTTCGCCTTCGGCATTGAAGCCTTGCAATACGGTATCCCTCCGGCCAGCGTGGCGCTGGGCGCGCTGGGAATCGGCCTGTGGGCCAAACTGCCGCGCTCGCGTTATCGCACGGTGTTCTTGAGCGCCGTGGTGGTTGCCGCGATCGGCATCTACTGGCGGCTGAATTCCGATACGTTCTTCATTTGTGCCACAGCCGCATTCGGTGCCGCCGGTTATCTGTGGAATAGGCTCAATTGCGTAAGCGCCGCATGGTTTTTCGGTTTGGTATACGGCCCCCTCGTGGAAGAAAACTTTCGCCGATCGCTGCTGTTGTCGCGCGGGGATTTTTCCAGCTTTGCCTTGCGGCCGTGGTCCGCCGCGTCGCTGGCGCTGAGCATGGCGATCTGCGCGGCATCGCTATTCATGTGGAAGAAACGATCGAGGCCGCTGGAAAGTGCCTGA
- a CDS encoding MAE_28990/MAE_18760 family HEPN-like nuclease has product MDAADFRAQLEAELAWRLDEIRFFQNQCSVIDNEESQNKFRRALILLLYSNFEGLCKFAFTLYVTAINAEGVTCKFASRAVAAAALSEMFHYLRDANGKLQNFKKMGMPDDKELHRYGREREFFENAAEIMEKVVVIPEKVVDAESNLNPQILRKILYRLGLPHDQFVALEDAIEQLLILRNRIAHGETKEGIRERTYERFRDSAFRIMNDIIISISTAFADRHYLLPVANNPA; this is encoded by the coding sequence ATGGACGCCGCCGACTTCCGAGCACAACTCGAGGCGGAATTGGCGTGGCGCTTGGACGAAATTCGTTTCTTTCAAAATCAGTGTTCGGTCATCGATAATGAAGAAAGTCAGAATAAGTTTAGACGAGCATTGATTTTATTGCTGTACTCAAACTTTGAGGGCTTGTGCAAATTTGCCTTTACGCTATACGTCACTGCGATAAATGCCGAGGGCGTCACGTGCAAATTCGCCAGCCGTGCGGTAGCTGCTGCCGCATTGAGCGAGATGTTCCACTACCTGCGAGATGCGAACGGCAAGCTGCAAAACTTTAAAAAAATGGGAATGCCGGACGACAAAGAGCTGCACCGTTATGGACGCGAGCGCGAGTTTTTCGAAAATGCGGCCGAAATTATGGAAAAAGTGGTGGTAATTCCAGAGAAGGTCGTTGATGCGGAATCAAATCTCAATCCTCAAATTCTAAGGAAGATTCTTTATCGCCTTGGCCTGCCACACGACCAATTTGTGGCTCTCGAAGACGCCATTGAGCAACTCTTGATACTCCGCAATAGGATCGCACACGGCGAGACAAAAGAAGGGATTAGGGAGAGAACGTACGAGCGATTCAGAGATTCAGCGTTTCGGATTATGAACGATATCATCATCAGTATTTCCACCGCGTTTGCTGATCGTCATTACCTTCTTCCCGTTGCGAATAATCCGGCCTAG
- a CDS encoding DUF262 domain-containing protein: protein MVNEIAPSISVPNLIREVDIQLKNVHTQSLDISFNELADMVETRELDISPDYQRLFQWSEGARSRFIESLLLEMPVPPIYVVEEDEGKKLLIDGLQRLSSYLHFRGMLDAPHLKPAVKKGDMLVLQDCDIVAALNGKTFNDLGGALQIKLKRSFVRVEVVRKGSNPKFKYHMFKRLNTGGEALTYQQLRNCTIRLLNPDFNNFIIELAQTNDDYKTCISAISDEAKLGAYDQELVLRFFALKNARDNFKHDVADFLTEYMEQVSDPEESRHFDFNEEKRVFDQTFKVLNAALGENAFSRTARGNLVRGFGIYHFEAFTLGIQPLLEKIDVETDEEKAKIHDAIMEIKSNSDFIELTTGGGKNSPGQLSRRIDFVTSSLSKVY from the coding sequence ATGGTAAACGAAATTGCACCGTCGATCTCGGTTCCGAATTTGATTCGTGAGGTGGACATTCAACTGAAGAACGTCCACACCCAGAGTTTAGACATCTCGTTCAACGAGTTGGCGGATATGGTGGAAACAAGGGAACTGGATATAAGCCCTGACTATCAACGCCTTTTTCAATGGTCGGAAGGAGCCCGCTCTCGCTTTATTGAGTCTTTGCTCCTTGAGATGCCCGTTCCTCCGATTTACGTCGTGGAAGAAGATGAGGGCAAGAAACTTCTCATTGACGGTCTACAGCGGCTCTCTTCTTATTTGCATTTTCGCGGGATGCTGGATGCGCCTCACCTTAAGCCCGCAGTAAAAAAGGGAGATATGCTTGTACTTCAGGATTGTGACATCGTGGCGGCGCTGAACGGGAAAACCTTCAATGATTTGGGTGGGGCGCTGCAGATTAAGCTGAAGCGTTCATTCGTCCGTGTCGAGGTTGTGCGCAAAGGCAGCAATCCGAAGTTCAAGTATCACATGTTTAAACGCCTGAATACTGGCGGTGAGGCTCTTACATATCAGCAACTTCGAAACTGCACAATCCGGTTGTTAAACCCGGATTTCAATAATTTTATTATTGAATTGGCTCAAACCAATGACGACTATAAGACCTGTATATCAGCAATATCGGATGAGGCCAAGCTCGGGGCATATGACCAAGAATTGGTGTTGCGCTTCTTTGCGTTAAAAAACGCCCGGGATAATTTCAAACATGACGTCGCAGATTTCCTTACAGAATATATGGAACAAGTCTCTGACCCAGAGGAGTCACGTCACTTTGACTTTAACGAAGAGAAGCGAGTATTCGACCAAACCTTCAAGGTGCTCAATGCAGCGCTGGGAGAAAACGCTTTTAGCCGAACTGCCCGTGGGAACCTAGTGAGAGGATTCGGTATTTACCACTTTGAGGCGTTCACGCTAGGCATCCAACCTCTTCTGGAGAAAATCGACGTCGAAACTGATGAAGAGAAAGCGAAGATCCACGATGCAATCATGGAAATTAAGAGCAATAGCGACTTCATTGAACTTACAACGGGTGGTGGGAAAAACAGTCCTGGGCAGCTAAGCAGGAGGATTGATTTCGTTACCTCATCTCTGTCAAAGGTGTATTAA
- a CDS encoding DNA methylase: MGITTYVASQSLNVLNPKRHLDMKGAEDKKIFPYYAGYSFTFADSLLQSMRLGPGSLLLDPWNGSGTSTMAAATQGIRATGFDLNPAMVVVAKASLVSNLDIDSLKPLGKAIALDAYQANDDLRGQSDPLEQWFAPSSARSFRAISNKIFRTLVKEDGDPIDSDYQGIATKATPLAAFFYVSLFRAARRLLLEYIPSNPTWIKKPAAPNRRKMPSAEKIRSIFLEEAAQLVSILQGRDGEVSEHPHIDLRIGNAESMDLATGSVDAIITSPPYCTRIDYAVATSIELAVLGCSGDQYDLLRRTLTGTSTVPKKVIDPIAAWGGTCNSFLDKVAAHESKASKSYYLKSHIQYFDSLNKSINEISRVLRPTGRAVLVVQDSYYKDVLNDVPKIVDEMASQSGLRLERRENFVSLKNMARINRESRKYGANRPATESVLSFRPI, translated from the coding sequence ATGGGCATCACTACCTACGTTGCATCGCAAAGCCTCAACGTTTTGAATCCGAAGCGACATCTGGATATGAAAGGTGCTGAGGATAAAAAAATCTTCCCATACTACGCGGGCTATTCTTTCACCTTTGCAGATTCCCTTCTTCAATCGATGAGGCTGGGTCCAGGTTCCCTGCTCCTTGATCCCTGGAACGGAAGTGGTACGTCCACTATGGCTGCAGCGACGCAAGGGATCCGGGCGACCGGATTTGATCTAAATCCCGCCATGGTTGTCGTTGCGAAGGCGTCTTTAGTATCCAACCTCGATATCGACAGCCTCAAACCGCTAGGAAAAGCTATCGCGCTCGATGCTTATCAAGCTAACGACGACCTGCGTGGGCAGAGCGATCCTCTTGAACAGTGGTTTGCACCATCGAGCGCACGAAGCTTTCGCGCCATTTCAAACAAGATTTTCAGGACGCTGGTAAAAGAAGACGGCGATCCAATTGATTCGGACTATCAAGGGATTGCGACGAAGGCCACGCCGTTGGCGGCCTTTTTCTATGTCAGTTTATTCCGAGCGGCAAGAAGGCTACTACTGGAATACATTCCCAGCAACCCCACTTGGATAAAAAAGCCAGCAGCCCCAAATCGGCGTAAAATGCCCAGCGCGGAAAAAATTCGGTCGATATTCCTAGAAGAGGCCGCACAACTTGTTTCTATTCTGCAAGGGCGCGATGGGGAAGTTTCAGAACACCCGCATATCGATCTGCGGATTGGAAATGCCGAATCCATGGACTTAGCCACAGGAAGCGTGGATGCGATCATTACCTCACCCCCGTATTGCACTCGCATTGACTACGCGGTAGCTACATCCATAGAGCTAGCTGTCCTTGGGTGTTCGGGGGATCAGTACGACCTTCTGCGAAGAACACTGACGGGCACATCTACCGTTCCGAAAAAAGTTATAGATCCGATTGCCGCATGGGGAGGCACTTGTAATTCTTTTTTGGATAAGGTGGCCGCCCATGAATCGAAGGCCTCCAAAAGCTACTATTTGAAGAGTCATATTCAATATTTTGATTCTTTGAACAAATCCATCAACGAAATTAGTCGAGTTTTGCGCCCGACAGGCCGGGCCGTGCTTGTGGTTCAAGACTCCTATTACAAGGACGTGCTAAATGACGTCCCGAAAATAGTAGATGAAATGGCGTCTCAGAGCGGCCTGCGTTTAGAAAGACGTGAAAACTTCGTTTCACTAAAAAATATGGCGAGAATTAATAGAGAGTCGAGAAAGTACGGCGCCAACCGACCGGCGACCGAAAGCGTCCTCTCATTCCGGCCGATATAA
- a CDS encoding helix-turn-helix domain-containing protein: MHANRLASLAGVDPSYITLLERGRRPPPREAVLRRLIAALLLTPNEEEQLTRAALNQLGLWQVKRVNGHTAALALAKSLLLNDSRFTEQDYRVIDSVVQAILRERDGGSDVCGQVAKRESAARPNLTERTM; encoded by the coding sequence ATGCATGCCAATCGCCTGGCATCGCTTGCTGGCGTCGACCCTTCCTACATCACCCTGTTAGAACGAGGGCGCCGGCCCCCTCCTCGGGAGGCTGTTCTTAGGCGGTTGATCGCCGCGCTTCTGCTCACCCCTAACGAAGAAGAGCAACTCACTCGAGCCGCTCTGAATCAGCTTGGCTTATGGCAAGTCAAGCGAGTCAATGGACACACCGCTGCCTTAGCACTGGCGAAATCCCTTCTTCTGAATGATTCGCGGTTCACGGAGCAGGACTATCGAGTAATTGACTCAGTTGTTCAAGCCATATTGCGCGAACGAGATGGCGGCAGCGATGTGTGCGGACAAGTCGCAAAGCGCGAGTCCGCGGCGAGGCCGAACCTGACGGAGAGAACCATGTAA
- the groES gene encoding co-chaperone GroES — MALRPLNDRVIIKRLDNERKTASGIVIPDSAAEKPDQGEVVAVGPGKRTEDGKVLPVDLKAGDKVLFGKYSGQTVKVDGEELLVIREEEILAVIQ; from the coding sequence ATGGCCCTGCGTCCTCTGAATGATCGCGTGATCATCAAGCGTCTGGACAACGAGCGCAAAACCGCCTCGGGTATCGTCATTCCCGATAGCGCGGCCGAGAAACCCGATCAAGGCGAAGTCGTCGCCGTTGGTCCCGGCAAGCGCACGGAAGACGGCAAGGTCCTGCCGGTTGACCTGAAGGCTGGTGACAAGGTGCTCTTCGGCAAGTATTCCGGCCAGACCGTTAAGGTCGATGGCGAGGAACTGCTCGTCATCCGCGAGGAAGAAATCCTCGCCGTGATCCAGTAA
- the groL gene encoding chaperonin GroEL (60 kDa chaperone family; promotes refolding of misfolded polypeptides especially under stressful conditions; forms two stacked rings of heptamers to form a barrel-shaped 14mer; ends can be capped by GroES; misfolded proteins enter the barrel where they are refolded when GroES binds) has protein sequence MAAKQVLFADDARVRIVRGVNILANAVKTTLGPKGRNVVLERSFGAPTVTKDGVSVAKEIELKDKFENIGAQLVKDVASKTSDNAGDGTTTATVLAQSIVQEGLKYVAAGFNPIDLKRGIDKAVAAAVEELKKLSKPVTTSKEIAQVGSISANSDSSIGQIIADAMDKVGKEGVITVEDGKSLENELDVVEGMQFDRGYLSPYFINNPDKQVAALEDPFVLIYDKKISNIRDLLPILEQVAKSSRPLLIIAEDVEGEALATLVVNNIRGILKTTAVKAPGFGDRRKAMLEDIAILTGGVVISEEIGTSLEKATLQDLGQAKRIEVGKENTTIIDGAGDSKSIEARVKQIRVQIEEATSDYDREKLQERVAKLAGGVAVIRVGAATEVEMKEKKARVEDALHATRAAVEEGVVAGGGVALLRAKQAISQLKGDTPDQNAGIKLILRAVEEPLRIIVANAGEESSVVVNAVLAGKGNFGYNAATGEYADLVEQGVLDPTKVTRTALQNAASVASLLLTAEAAVVELVEDKPAAPAGMPGGMGGMGGMDF, from the coding sequence ATGGCTGCCAAGCAAGTCCTGTTCGCCGATGACGCCCGTGTGCGCATCGTGCGTGGCGTGAACATCCTCGCCAACGCGGTTAAAACCACCCTGGGCCCCAAGGGCCGCAACGTTGTGCTGGAGCGCTCCTTCGGCGCCCCGACGGTGACCAAGGACGGCGTGTCCGTCGCCAAGGAAATCGAACTGAAGGACAAGTTCGAGAACATCGGCGCCCAGCTGGTCAAGGACGTTGCCTCCAAGACCTCCGACAACGCCGGTGACGGTACCACCACCGCGACCGTGCTGGCTCAGTCCATCGTCCAGGAAGGCCTGAAGTACGTGGCCGCCGGCTTCAACCCGATCGACCTGAAGCGCGGCATCGACAAGGCCGTCGCCGCCGCCGTCGAAGAGCTGAAGAAGCTGAGCAAGCCCGTCACGACCAGCAAGGAAATCGCCCAGGTCGGCTCGATCTCCGCCAACAGCGATTCCTCGATCGGCCAGATCATCGCCGACGCGATGGACAAGGTTGGCAAGGAAGGCGTCATCACCGTCGAAGACGGCAAGTCGCTGGAAAACGAACTGGACGTGGTCGAAGGTATGCAGTTCGACCGCGGCTACCTGTCGCCCTACTTCATCAACAACCCGGACAAGCAAGTCGCCGCGTTGGAAGACCCCTTTGTCCTGATCTACGACAAGAAGATCAGCAACATTCGTGACCTGCTGCCCATCCTGGAGCAAGTCGCCAAGTCGAGCCGTCCGCTGCTGATCATCGCGGAAGACGTCGAAGGCGAAGCGCTGGCCACCCTGGTCGTGAACAACATCCGTGGCATCCTGAAGACCACCGCCGTCAAGGCGCCTGGCTTCGGCGACCGCCGCAAGGCCATGCTGGAAGACATCGCCATCCTGACGGGCGGCGTGGTCATCTCCGAAGAAATCGGCACGTCGCTGGAAAAGGCCACGCTGCAGGATCTGGGCCAGGCCAAGCGCATCGAAGTGGGCAAGGAAAACACCACCATCATCGACGGCGCTGGCGACAGCAAGTCGATCGAAGCCCGCGTCAAGCAAATCCGCGTCCAGATCGAGGAAGCCACCTCGGACTACGACCGTGAAAAGCTGCAAGAGCGCGTGGCCAAGCTGGCCGGCGGTGTCGCGGTGATCCGCGTCGGTGCCGCGACCGAAGTCGAAATGAAGGAAAAGAAGGCCCGCGTCGAAGACGCCCTGCACGCCACGCGTGCCGCGGTGGAAGAAGGCGTGGTTGCCGGTGGTGGCGTGGCCCTGCTGCGCGCCAAGCAAGCCATTTCCCAACTGAAGGGCGATACGCCTGACCAGAACGCCGGTATCAAGCTGATCCTGCGTGCCGTCGAAGAGCCGCTGCGCATCATCGTGGCTAACGCCGGTGAAGAATCCAGCGTGGTCGTCAACGCCGTGCTGGCTGGCAAGGGCAACTTCGGCTACAACGCCGCGACCGGCGAGTACGCCGACCTGGTCGAGCAAGGCGTGCTGGATCCGACCAAGGTTACCCGCACCGCCCTGCAAAACGCCGCGTCCGTCGCCAGCCTGCTGCTGACGGCCGAGGCTGCCGTGGTCGAGCTGGTCGAAGACAAGCCCGCTGCCCCGGCTGGCATGCCCGGCGGCATGGGTGGCATGGGCGGTATGGACTTCTAA
- a CDS encoding C45 family autoproteolytic acyltransferase/hydolase produces the protein MPPTPEQFPFISVAGHPYERGVQYGRAAVDRVRKSAAMYGQTLVTLGYDAMARTRLIAAFAKEIEAYGPHYIEEMRGIAEGAGVPLEDIVMINARTEVVAKARAEKQKAAELEPGDGCTGALVLPERSATGNLLHGQNWDWRAECAETSIVLRVRQEDGPDMLTFVEAGGLARSGLNSKGVSITANYLESDRDFTQLGVPLSLIRRKVLEQEHFALAMKAVATTPKSCSNNIMLGMAEGFGIDFECTTDEAFPIYPGTDDLIVHANHWVSEVALCKLQDTGRASTPESQYRDWRVRRLLNKREALTRDDLRAAFFDDFGTPYSVCRPPRQNSHDNLSASVAMVVMEPAVGEMDVVPMPALNRVYTRYSLTAEPEVFTYGQTADAR, from the coding sequence ATGCCCCCTACCCCAGAACAATTCCCTTTTATTTCCGTGGCCGGACACCCCTACGAACGCGGGGTGCAGTACGGCCGCGCGGCGGTGGACCGGGTCCGCAAGAGCGCGGCGATGTACGGCCAGACGCTGGTGACCCTGGGCTACGACGCCATGGCGCGCACGCGGCTGATCGCCGCCTTCGCCAAGGAGATCGAAGCCTACGGCCCGCACTACATCGAGGAAATGCGAGGGATCGCCGAGGGTGCCGGGGTGCCGCTCGAAGATATCGTGATGATCAACGCGCGCACCGAAGTCGTCGCCAAGGCGCGCGCCGAGAAGCAGAAAGCCGCCGAACTGGAGCCGGGCGACGGCTGCACGGGCGCGCTGGTGCTGCCTGAACGTTCGGCCACCGGCAACCTGCTGCATGGGCAGAACTGGGACTGGCGCGCGGAATGCGCGGAGACCTCCATCGTGCTGCGCGTGCGGCAGGAAGACGGCCCCGACATGCTGACCTTCGTGGAGGCGGGCGGCCTGGCGCGCAGCGGGCTGAACAGCAAAGGCGTTTCGATCACCGCCAATTACCTGGAATCGGACCGCGACTTTACGCAGCTGGGCGTGCCGCTGTCGCTGATCCGCCGCAAGGTGCTGGAACAAGAGCACTTCGCCCTGGCGATGAAGGCCGTGGCGACGACGCCCAAATCGTGCTCGAACAACATCATGCTGGGAATGGCCGAGGGCTTCGGTATCGATTTCGAATGCACGACGGACGAAGCCTTTCCCATTTATCCCGGCACGGACGACCTGATCGTGCATGCCAATCACTGGGTCAGCGAAGTGGCGCTATGCAAGCTGCAAGATACCGGCCGCGCCAGCACCCCGGAAAGCCAGTACCGCGATTGGCGGGTGCGCCGCCTGCTGAACAAGCGCGAAGCGTTGACGCGGGACGACTTGCGGGCGGCCTTTTTCGACGACTTCGGCACGCCGTATTCGGTATGCCGGCCGCCGCGTCAGAACAGCCATGACAATCTGTCCGCATCCGTGGCGATGGTGGTGATGGAACCGGCGGTCGGCGAGATGGACGTGGTTCCCATGCCGGCGCTCAATCGCGTGTATACCCGCTACAGCTTGACGGCGGAACCGGAAGTCTTCACCTACGGCCAGACGGCCGATGCCCGATAA